Proteins from a genomic interval of Elusimicrobia bacterium HGW-Elusimicrobia-1:
- a CDS encoding AAA family ATPase has product MIKRTLSTKLKSLFSKFPVVAVTGPRQSGKTTLVKHVFGGMNYVSLEDLDTREFALKDPRGFLANYDGGAIIDEIQRAPALFSYIQTAVDAKKKSGRFVLTGSQNFLLQENISQTLAGRVAILKLLPFSIDELRLDGRKIGAADEYIFKGLYPPIYDRKISPADWYPNYIQTYVERDVRLIKNITDLAAFQRFLKMCAGRIAQPLNLSSLGNECGITHNTAKAWLSVLEASYIIFLLKPFHKNFNKRLTKMPKLYFYDTGLACSLLGLQDKKQLDGHYARGSLFESFVISEIIKEKLNSGEEPGCYYWRDKKGNEVDCVIDTAGGPIQVEIKSGMTIADDYFDGLRYWNKVAGSKNTRPFLIYGGDENQRRSFARVLSWKSIPDVFA; this is encoded by the coding sequence ATGATTAAAAGAACCCTGTCGACGAAATTAAAAAGTTTGTTTTCAAAGTTTCCCGTTGTCGCCGTAACGGGTCCGAGGCAATCGGGTAAAACCACGCTCGTCAAACATGTTTTCGGCGGTATGAATTATGTTTCTTTGGAGGATTTGGACACCAGAGAGTTCGCGCTCAAAGACCCCAGGGGATTCCTTGCAAACTACGATGGCGGGGCCATAATAGACGAGATACAAAGAGCGCCCGCGCTTTTTTCTTACATTCAGACCGCTGTCGACGCAAAAAAGAAGTCAGGGCGTTTCGTTTTGACCGGCTCGCAGAACTTTTTGCTTCAGGAAAATATATCTCAGACGCTCGCCGGACGTGTCGCCATCCTCAAACTTTTACCTTTCAGTATTGACGAGTTGCGCCTCGACGGACGAAAAATCGGCGCTGCGGACGAATATATTTTCAAAGGTTTGTACCCGCCGATTTATGACAGGAAAATATCTCCCGCCGATTGGTATCCTAATTACATTCAGACATATGTCGAAAGGGATGTGCGCCTGATAAAAAACATAACCGACCTCGCGGCTTTTCAGCGTTTCTTAAAGATGTGCGCCGGAAGAATCGCTCAACCGCTCAACCTATCTTCGCTCGGGAACGAGTGCGGCATCACTCACAACACGGCAAAAGCGTGGCTGTCCGTCTTGGAGGCGAGTTACATCATTTTTCTTCTTAAGCCATTTCACAAAAACTTCAATAAGCGGCTTACGAAAATGCCCAAACTCTATTTTTACGATACGGGTCTCGCCTGTTCGCTTTTGGGATTGCAAGACAAGAAACAGCTCGACGGACATTACGCGCGGGGAAGTTTGTTCGAGTCGTTTGTTATCTCCGAGATAATAAAGGAAAAATTAAACAGTGGCGAAGAGCCGGGATGTTATTATTGGCGGGACAAAAAAGGAAATGAGGTGGACTGTGTAATTGATACTGCCGGCGGTCCGATTCAAGTAGAGATAAAATCAGGGATGACCATAGCCGATGATTATTTCGACGGGTTGAGATACTGGAACAAAGTTGCGGGATCGAAAAACACAAGACCTTTTCTTATATACGGCGGCGACGAAAATCAGCGTCGGAGTTTTGCCAGAGTGTTGAGTTGGAAAAGCATCCCGGATGTTTTTGCTTGA
- a CDS encoding putative toxin-antitoxin system toxin component, PIN family, whose amino-acid sequence MSSRRLKVVIDTNILVSSLWGGKPGRIIELWDEGKLSLIASEEILSEYFSVIERFDITDEDMEDLAVLFANPHKAVIVELRAKVNIVKKDPADNKFLEAAIAGHADFIVSGDTHLLEVKKSVNIPIVTPAEFLNILHKG is encoded by the coding sequence ATGAGTTCCCGCCGCTTAAAGGTCGTAATAGACACGAACATACTTGTGTCGAGCTTATGGGGAGGCAAGCCCGGCAGAATAATCGAATTATGGGACGAGGGGAAGCTGTCTTTGATTGCCAGCGAAGAAATCCTCTCCGAATATTTCAGTGTAATCGAAAGATTCGACATAACCGACGAGGATATGGAAGATTTGGCGGTACTTTTCGCGAATCCGCACAAGGCGGTTATCGTTGAGCTGCGCGCTAAGGTAAATATCGTTAAAAAAGACCCCGCCGATAATAAGTTTCTTGAAGCCGCCATTGCCGGGCATGCTGACTTTATAGTCAGCGGCGATACTCATCTTTTAGAAGTGAAAAAATCGGTGAATATCCCCATAGTGACGCCCGCCGAATTCCTGAATATTTTGCATAAGGGATAG
- a CDS encoding CopG family transcriptional regulator — translation MKKTIDANMPVGKLKKIADFLPSPDELALPEDKIKVTIELSNKSVDFFKQEAAKRHTKYQKMIRNLLDRYTLQHSR, via the coding sequence ATGAAGAAAACGATTGACGCCAATATGCCCGTGGGCAAACTAAAGAAAATCGCGGACTTTCTGCCGTCGCCGGATGAACTGGCGCTGCCCGAAGACAAAATCAAGGTCACGATAGAGTTGAGTAATAAGAGCGTTGACTTTTTTAAGCAGGAAGCAGCCAAGCGCCACACCAAATATCAGAAGATGATACGAAATCTTCTCGACAGATATACTCTCCAGCATAGTCGTTGA
- a CDS encoding transcriptional regulator: MDEIYELHAEVCKTLANPVRLMIINTLRAKKMCASEVLKKVKTNKVILSQHMSLLVEQGVVTAERKGRNVFYELSNPDIIKACDIMRKVLVRNLQKNKRLLGKIK, from the coding sequence ATGGACGAGATTTATGAGCTGCACGCCGAAGTGTGTAAAACGCTGGCCAACCCGGTAAGGTTGATGATAATAAACACACTGAGGGCTAAAAAGATGTGCGCGAGCGAAGTTCTCAAAAAAGTGAAAACCAACAAAGTCATCCTTTCTCAGCATATGTCGTTGCTCGTGGAGCAAGGAGTCGTAACGGCCGAAAGAAAAGGCAGAAATGTTTTTTACGAGTTAAGTAACCCCGATATAATCAAGGCGTGCGACATAATGAGAAAGGTCTTGGTAAGAAATCTTCAAAAAAACAAAAGGTTGCTGGGAAAAATCAAATAA
- a CDS encoding sulfur reduction protein DsrE yields MKLGIVLYSNDAELVWNAFRLANFALHEKDTVNVFLLAKGVEYEKLLSEKYDIVAQAQKFLDAGGKILACGTCLKLRQQDGSQLCPVSTMKDLHQIIRESDKIVTF; encoded by the coding sequence ATGAAACTGGGTATTGTTCTTTATTCAAACGACGCGGAACTTGTCTGGAATGCGTTTCGTCTTGCCAATTTCGCGCTCCATGAGAAGGATACCGTCAATGTCTTTCTTTTGGCCAAAGGCGTCGAATATGAAAAACTCTTAAGCGAAAAATACGACATCGTCGCGCAGGCGCAAAAGTTTCTGGACGCCGGCGGAAAAATCCTCGCCTGCGGGACGTGTCTGAAACTCCGTCAACAAGACGGAAGCCAGCTTTGTCCCGTCTCTACTATGAAGGATTTACACCAAATTATCAGAGAGTCCGATAAAATAGTGACATTCTAA
- a CDS encoding zinc ribbon domain-containing protein, with amino-acid sequence MALQPFTSNFADNSTDAGFQFTFFCDVCREGYKTKFVESKSHKKGQFFKNLGKIASAAAQITGKYNIGYGVDRGADVISGRYSGMSPDWHKEHEAAFEFAQNEAKQHFHRCPKCKKYVCENDWNEQEGLCVNDAPRVNVEVAAAKAQKAVEDIKAKAASTQVFTGEIESKQTLCSQCGKPAGEGKFCNNCGASLDLIKCSKCGAQSPAQTRFCGGCGAKFE; translated from the coding sequence ATGGCGTTGCAACCATTTACAAGTAATTTCGCGGACAACAGCACGGATGCGGGTTTTCAGTTCACGTTTTTTTGCGATGTGTGTCGCGAAGGATACAAAACGAAATTCGTCGAGAGCAAGTCGCACAAAAAAGGTCAGTTCTTTAAAAACCTGGGAAAAATCGCAAGCGCGGCGGCGCAGATCACAGGAAAGTACAATATCGGTTACGGCGTGGACAGAGGAGCCGATGTAATATCGGGCAGATACAGCGGAATGTCGCCGGATTGGCACAAGGAACACGAGGCGGCGTTCGAGTTCGCCCAGAACGAGGCGAAGCAACACTTTCACCGTTGTCCTAAATGTAAAAAATATGTCTGCGAAAACGACTGGAACGAACAGGAAGGACTTTGTGTAAACGATGCTCCGAGAGTAAACGTCGAAGTGGCCGCCGCCAAAGCCCAAAAGGCGGTGGAAGACATAAAAGCGAAAGCGGCCTCGACACAGGTTTTTACCGGCGAGATAGAAAGCAAGCAAACGCTCTGCTCCCAATGCGGCAAACCCGCCGGCGAGGGCAAGTTCTGCAACAACTGCGGCGCATCGCTTGACTTAATAAAATGTTCAAAGTGCGGCGCGCAGAGTCCGGCGCAAACGAGATTCTGCGGAGGTTGCGGCGCAAAATTCGAATAA